The genomic region GGGAGACATCAGTCAAGGAGTAGCCGTGTTTTCAGTACTGAGAGCCTCCTCTCCAGAAACTCTGACAGCCCTGAGCATGTGGTAAGAGTCGAGGGAAACGGCAAGCTTCTGGGGAGAATGACATGTCTCTGGCAGAAGCACTGAGGGGAAAGAGTTCTAGGGCTCGGATCTGGTTTCACTGCAAATAGCATGTCCTTTGGCACTGGCCCCGCAGCCCTATTAATAAATGGGGAAGACCAGCCTCAGGACCTCCCCATACCCAAGGAGAGAAATTAAGAAGGACAGAAGCAAGTGCTTGGGATTTTAAGAAAGGTACCAAAGTATATGTGTTCAAGTACATGATGTTAGAACTGAAATTGATCATTTTAACAAACACATTGATAACGTGCTTATCCAGGTGAGTGTTGTTCCCTTCAAAGGTATCACCTCCAAAGGGTACACAAATGTTCCAGCAATACTGTTGAAGCTCAAAACACACTTAAAACCCTGCATTGGGAATTACTTGTAGGGCCTTTGTCCAGTTGTTTCAATTATCATTAGTAGCAGAAATATCTGCAAGTCCTTCAGCACTGTAGCTGACGTAGAAAGTGATCAAAAATCAGATAACCTTCGAGGTTACCAGGGGAATGCTACAATTAGCGACAATGATCTGTGAGTCTTACGATCGGCTCTGAAGGCAGCTCCCAAGGAGGAGTCCGATAACAGTTTGTTGCAGAGGCACGAGGGAGAGTAGAGGGGCTACTCTGAAGATTGGGGGGGTGATTTTTACAGATAggttgtttgtttaaaaattaatccatTTGGTTTTGCGGGCATCCCCGGGTGAGTGCATTGATGTCACTGATGAAGACTGTTGTTACTCAGCCTCTCGTTACCCAGAGGTTTAGGTCCAATTACTACACAGCCACCTGTGTGATGctaccttcccttcctcctcctcccactccttgGACTCTGCTCCCGCCTGGAAGACTTCCTGGAGTAGCAAGTCTGAGCGGCTGATAAAATGCGGGGAAGAGGAGACGCCATTACCAAAGCGAGTTCCAGGACTTGGGTGGGCCCTGACAGGATTGTGCATTTAGAATTTAGGTCCCAGACTGTCTTAAGGCCACAGACATGTTTGGTTTGGACTCTATAGTGtttgaagaacattttaaataagttgcccacatttaaaaattgaagacaTTTGAAAATCCAGATGTCCAGCTTTTCTTGAAAATGTAGAAGTTCTGGAAACATCAAACCAGCACCTCTGAATGGCAATGATCAGCTAAGTCTGGGTATCAGTTGTGCCTTTAAGAATGATGGCAAGCATCTTTTagtgttttctatgtgccaggagctatgctaagcactttatatagtAATCCATTTACTCCTTACAAAACCTTATGATGTAGATTATGATGATTCTCATTTGATAAATTAGGAAATGAAGGGCCAGAGAGGGTACGCAAAGTGCTCAAACTCACTCAACACAAAGTGGCGAGGCTGGGATTTACAGCTTCAGTCTGAATCCGAGCCTCCCCCTTCAGCCGCTATGCTATGTTGCCTCTCAGTGTGATCTGAGGAGGCAAGCTCTCTCCGGTTTGTAATACAGTCAGGGTTCGGAGTCGGTAATCTTATCTGTTCTCAGTTCTCGGtttgctcttggctgaagaatgaccagacacaccaaaagcaaggcaagcacGAACCGAAGTTTATTAAGGAAGGACAAGAtgggtttacagagcaagagcaagatacaggtttacagagtaagagcaagatatgTTGGCCACAGAATGGCAAATGGATCCCTCTGTCGTAACAAAAGGGCTCTCATTATGGTCTGGGGTCTGGGTtcatagtgtctggattgggcccacctggattgtcaccatggaaccactttgatggacagttaactAACAACATGataataattagccttaggttactctacaTCATGTTccattcttttgcagattagcAAAGGTTCCTCCTTCCCCCACGTGTGGCAGCTGCTCAGAGCAGGATTacggtggggcagcaccaagactGGGGGGTACACccctgtccttcttcccaggtggggcaattgctggAGGCAGCACCAACGcaaagcacccacttttgtcACTTAAGAAGAGTCTTGGaggtcccttgctatctacctaacaatactttctccccactccccactgaACTCCCACACTGTGGCCAAAAAACAGTTGCAATTTGTCATCACATTTACACTGCTGCTCTTCTTCAACTCAGCCTACTGCACTCATACTTACGTGGTTTGTAGAGCCTTGCAGTTTGGGACCCCTGATTTAGAGCTTTTCCTCCAAGGTGGAGAACCAAGTGAAGGAACTATGCCAGCAGCACTGTGCCAAGAAGGAAGGCTTTGCCCATATTTCTGCTCCCATGCTATCActgcctttctcttcttcctcacaGCCAGCCGAAGCAGGAGCTGTCCCCCAGGTGCACAGAGCCCACGTCCATGCCATGGAGTACGCGGTGGGTATCTATGACAACGCCACAGTGCCCCAGATGTGCAGAAACCTCACTCCCTTGGCACAATGCACCAATGTCAGAGCTTCCAGAGACTGCACGAGCATTTCTTCAGAGGATTCACATGATTATGTCAATGTCCCCACAGCAGAAGAGATTGCTGAGACTCTAACATCCACCAACAGCCCCTCCGGAAATGTGCTTGTTCTTCCAAGTGCCCAGGAGCTGGAGTTTGCTAAAGAAAGAGACGAGGAGTGCAGGAATGCTGTTAACTGCACCAGTTTTTGGTCTCCCGGAACTGAGGGCAGTGAGCCACTCAGTGATGGGGAGTGCTCTTCTCAGACCTCAAATGACTATGTCAACATGACAGGGTTGGATCTCGGGGGCATCCGGGAGACGCAACCTCAGGTGGCTTGTCAGTGCTGCAGAGACTATGTAAATGTCCCACCAGCAGATCCCAGTGGAAACCTGCAGCAGGCTGAGGCAAAAACGACATCCTCAAACACAGACCATGTTGAGAGCAGGACAGATGGTCCAGGGACCCACATCCAACCTGTCAGAAAAAGGTCCTTGGCTTCAGAGGATTATATGGCCTTTCAGCCATCCACACAGAGTGAGAACAGTCAGGTGAAACACACAGAAGAGATGTCAGAGGAGGACTCTGATGACTATGAGAATGTGCTAGCTGCTGAGCCAGGCAGCAGGGACCCTGAGCATGGGCCTGGCACTCAGCTCCTTCCTCATGAATTAAAATCCAGTTACCTGACTGGAAGGCCGCATGGAGTGGTCTATCCTGCCGGATCCTTGGCCACTGCAGAGTCTAGTGAAGACCCTTGATCACTCTAGTATTTCAATGCGTTCACTTGGTTAAGCCGAGAAGAGGCTGAGATGAGTAGGGAGCTAAGAGGCTGCACAAAAGCAGAGGTTTCAGAAAGCCAGAAAGGAATTCTTCTCAAGCAGGTGCTATTATCTGTCATACCAACCTAAGAATGTTTGCTGAAACTGCCTTGTAGAACTgttaggaaatgaaaaaataggaaagtaCTTTAGTGCACAGTGGGAGTAGGAAGTAGTCTTAAAATCACTACCTTCACTGATACCAGCAGACTGCATAGCAAGCGTATAGATTATTTTATGATCTAAGCAGAggccaaaagaaaggaagaagttggggtggggtgggtggagaattgccattttaaaaagagtatgGACAACCAATTGCTGCTTGGGATATgaaacaacaggaactctcacgTGTTGCCAGTGGGATTGCAAAGCGTaacagccactttgggaaactgtTCAACAGCAGTTTCTTATAAGCATATACTTATCATACGACCCAGCCATTCCACTACGAGGAATTGATCCAAGTGAACTgaaaacttacattcacacaaagGCCCACACATGGCCGTTTATAACGGCttcattcataattgccaaaaactagaaataacccaGATGTCCTTGAACAGGTGATTGGAAAGACAAACTGTGGCTGTCCATTCCATGAGTTTATCCACGctcaacagtaaaaagaaatgaacccaACCGCTGGTTCACACAATATGGACAAATCTTAAAttcattttgctaagtgaaagaagctaggcTAAAAGCctacatgttgtatgattccatttatgagtcattctggaaaaggcaaaaccataggGAAGGAAAAcaggtcagtggttgccagtTTGGGAAAGGAGAGTTCACTACAAACAGGCTGCACAGGGGAATTTTAAGATGATGGAGCTGTTCCATATGGTCCTGTGGCAGTGGCTACATGAcagtatgcatttgtcaaaacccaaaAGCTGTGTACCACAAAGAGGGACTTTTAttgtatgcaaattttaaaaaattaactaggcTGTGGTTGAACCCAGGATGGTATGCAAATTGAGACAAATAAATCTAAttgtattacaaatgtatgacATAATCTCACTGAAGGGGATGgagggaaaaataattgaaaattaattttttgtttttgttttgtgacagagtctcactctgttgcccggggtagagtacagtggtatcattgtagctcattgcaacctccaactcctgggctcaagcaatcctcctgcctcagcctcccaagtagctgggaatacaggtgtgcaccaccatgccctgctaatttttctatttttagtacagaaggggtctggctcttgctcagactggtctggaactcctgagctcaagcgatcctcctgcttggcctcccagagtgctaggattacaggcataaaccacacTACGCCAGGCCCTCACAtttaactttggaaaacaatgttttgATGTGAAACTGTCAGATGAAGACACAAAGAACTGTATACAAACACTGCAGCTCTAGTTGGTAAATTTGTATCTTACAGAAGTATgggttagcaattctgaaactactttaAATGTATACTTGGATTAAACAAGTAAGTAAATCCATTGTAAATAAGGAGAGGCGAGTTAGTGTCGGAATGGAATTGAACTGTCGGATCCACAGAGCTGGAGTATTGACtggtgtggggaaaaaaacaacctcATACGTCTGGTGTTGGAAGGGTTGTGGGTGAAAACAGACCATTACTTCTCAAGCAGGGGGCATTTAAATTCATGCTGCACAGAGGGCACTGTGACAGTCTGGTACTGATGGCAGGTTGGGGGGTAGTTGGCCAGGACAGCAGCAACACGGAGAGCAGCAACCTCGTCTGGTCAAGTAAGGAGAGATTTGTATCACATATGAGCATGAAGCTTAAATGAacagaacaaaatttttaaagctgtCATGAAAGCATTCTCATAGCTAAGAGAGGATGAAAAACTATGGGGTCTAAATTAGAAGTTGTTAAGAGAGCTATCACCCAGTAGGAGGCACTACCTATCAGTTGGGGGCagattctggaaaaaaatctaagCCAGCTCCTGTTTATACCCCGAGGCAGACACCTCAATAAGCCAGTTACACTTATACATTCTCCTAAATCAAGAATGAttaatattagaaacaaaagattagccgggcctggtggcacacacctatagtcccagctacttgagagcctgaagcaggaggattgcctgagcccaggaagttgctgtgagctaggctgacgccacggcactctagcctaggcgacagagcgagattctgtctcaaaaaaaaaaaaaaagattaataaattgtAGATCGTCTCATATTAAATAGGTAACTGCTCTGTTTATTTCCTGttctgaaaaattttataaacaaatcaatgaaaaatctttattaaattttaattctttctttccctttatagttttgttttgtcaCCTTAGTTGCCAGGAAATTTTGagtaattgtttcattttatatgcTTGATAACACTAAATACGAGGAAATTTTTTCAAGTTAGGACAGGATGAGAAAGTAGATATAAAGATAACTAATCagttgtgacttttttttttttttagtataatatGACGGGGCTTTATTATCACTTTTGGTTTTCCTGTGGGCTAAGGGTCTATTACTGACTTGCAAATACTTCCAGAAACTCCAAGTCAAAAAGCCAGTGTCCTGCTCCCCTGGAGttagaggaaaatggaaatacGCAGGCCTCCCTTCCCTCTAGCCAACCATTTCCCAACTCCAGACCAGAAAGGTACCTGTCTATTTCTACCCTGAAGGGTTAGGATCGGTTCAGAAAAATATGACAACATAGCCAGCACTTTACCCTTTTCCTCCTGTGTTAGATGCTCCTTTGACTCTCCAGGGGAAATGGAAGGACCCTGAGGCTTCACAAGAGAGCAATGTCCCATGCAGGGCCAGCTTCACGGGTGCGCAACCTGTGCAGCTGCACAGAGCCCAGCGCTCAGAAGGGCCCCTCCACTTGGTTTAAGGtcctgctgtcaccatcttgaaattcttaacttCAAAGAAATTcttatctttgaacttgtgttttgtaCATGAAGTCTGGGGGAAGAGAGGATACCCATGAGCCGCATGTCCATCATTTGCTGCCTTCTATTCATATAGACTGTTTGCGATGTCCCATGAGTGGAGAATTCTGGCAGACCCACAATTCATGGAAGTTCGGCAAGACTCAGAGTGAGTACAAGGTAAGCTCGTTGTGTCTACAACCGAGTAAACAAGAATGCCAACAATCCCCAGAGGTTGTGTTTTCAGTTCAAACCAGAACTTGCTTTGAACACAGAAAGCAATGGTGTTCTAAGAAACACAAATGACCAAGGAGACCTGTCATGTCTTGTCGTGCTTGTGTTACTTCCCTATATCAGTGAACCAATTATACTGAAAATAACGGCATGGCAGGAAAGGAGACAAAGGGGAACGGATAGTTCATTTTCTTGTCAGTCTCCCCTCACTCATCAGCAGGTTGATGGGAGATAGTGTTGGTAGAATGTGCATGAAGTGTCGAGAAGTGGGGCAAAAACAGTTGAGTTAGCTGTGTGCAGTGTTTCCACTGTTCTGGTAGGAACTAAATATAGTCAGTGCTCATTACGCACAGTAGTTACATTCTGTAAAGTCACCGAGAACACTAAGTGAAACCTTGCCTccaggggaaatacagggttaggttcctatCAGCCACTGGCCATACCTTTTTTTATCAATTGATCAATACAtgccttgttttatgtgtgcttTTGTTCAAAGGCACACTATAATATACCTTATTGAATGCATATTATTGATTCCTTAACATCGAACTCATGACTAAAGGCATTATAACTCATACCTGAAAGACGCTTATCTAACACACGTACGGCCCATCACAGCCTCCTTGCACTGTGCCTAAGGGCCATTTGAAACACTGAAATTACCAAGAAGAAgcacaaaaaaatgcaaaaaatgtggCACTAAGTAGACTGCAAGAAAAAGACCGTTTACTCTCTGAGAGCTTTGCCTTGTTCAGACTTAGGTGGGCGCGTGCGTGTGGCCAGCTCTGCACGTGGGCATGTCCACGAATGACTGCCCAGAGTATTGATTTGGGggctacaaataaattttaacaagtaGGCCGAGTTCACAAATACAAAATCTATGAATACCAAGAATCAACtgcatttatgtatatacaagccgcaaaataaaaataattttggtgatTCCACATACAAGCTAAATGCTGTTATATTTGCGTTTCAAGCTTGCATTGCACAATGTAAAGAGGAATGGCCAAATTCATGCtaacaatttaaaatgttaactttacTTAGAATGGCaccaaatagtaaataaaaaataccatgaCAAGAGAGAGACCAGAAGGGAAAAGCTGTCTATTTTAGCACCTTTAACAACAGTCTTTTTGTACATGTTTTTTGAATGAAGGGTCctacaaattatgtagccagccCTGTTCCCAtgggcctgccttccctgccctcagATTTATGCACTTACCTGAGTCTCTTCTTGGGAATATGGACACTCCACCTCCCCACTCCAACCAAGGCAAACACATCACTTCTCCCAAGAAGAGCTCTTGCCTTGCTCCTTCAGTTCTTCACTCTCCCCACAAGTGTACCCCAAGTCTCAGTTTTGCTGTCTTGAGTGTTTGCTAGATAGACAGTGAATGAACATCCCCACCTTGGCTAGCAGACCCCTGCAGGGAAAGACCAGTCCCTTCCAAAGGTCAAATGGAAGTGATTCTTCCATCCATGTGTCTTTTTTGCTAGTCTATCTGTGCAAGTGTTACTGAACCAAACTGGGGTCTGCTCACCCAGTGCAGCGAAGCCAGGACAAGGAAGCCTAAAGTTGCAGCAGGAGAAAGAGGCATTTTTATTACTTGGCACCAGCAAGAACAGGCAGCTAATGCTTAAGACACAAACTCTCTGATGGCTTACAAGCAAGTGTTTTTAAAGGCAGTTGTACATTTCAGGTAAGCAGAAGTTGCAGGCAAAATTgaaatcaatacatggaggttaTATATTGGcctggcccaaaaaggtggggtATATTGAAGCAAGGGCTTAAGGGTCATAGtagattcagagattctttgattagCAATTGAAAGGAATATTAACGTGGGTGTGACTGTCCCCAGACCActgaaggaaaaatttaaaacaaagaacagaagTCAGAGTTCCATTCCTCAGTTCCctcttatctgcattttccatcctggggttgggggagggttCTGAAAAACAGCTCTAGGTCATGTGTTAAGATGCCATCTTTTAGTTTGTACAAGGAACCAAAACACCAAGTGACTCTGGCTGGCTTGGAGGGCCACTGTTACTCCCATTCACTTTTCAAGGCTAGCTAGGTGCCCGGAACTTCCCCTGAAGGGaccaatattttcctttatttccatgcttggggGCCCTGGCAGGCCTCTAAGAGGGGGCCCTGCTCTATCTCACAAGATGTGGACCTCTAGCTCATTCCTTCAATCAGTAAATCTGTTAAAATAATCCAATCTAAAACCGTGGAAGTTCCAAAAAGAGACAAGGGAAGGTTTTATAATCTCAGAGTGGTAAGGACCTTTCTAAACATGTGCCCAAACCTAGATAGCTATAAAACGATAGATGGATACATTTGACTGCTATTAGAAATTATCACacgcttagtggcttaaaaacaacacaaatttattatcttacagttttggaagTCAGACATCTGAAATGAGTCATAAGGGACTAAAACCAAGGTGTTAGCAGGGATGTATTTCTTCTAAAGGCTTCAGGgtagaatccatttccttgccttttgcaGCTTCTAGAATATGCCTGCATTCCATGTCTGgcagccccttcctccaccttcagagctcccactccaacctctgcttccgTCGTCACACCTCCTTTTGGACtctcaccctcctgcctccctcttgcaagaacccttgtgattacactgggcccacttggataatcccccatctcaagatccttaatcagATCCACAGAGTCCTTTTCACCATGCAAGATcacatagtcacaggttccagggattaggacatgaacaTCTCTTGGCAGGGAGAAGGCATTATTTTGTCTATCACATGACATAATCCAATATCTCTGACGATACGAGAACCTGATAATATCTGAGGCCCAAGACTCAGAGAAGTAAAAAGATCTGAGCCCACAtaggcacacacgcacacatgtggGTTTCAAAAGGAGAAATGAGGAAGTAGAAAGAAGGCTGCTAGTTCTGGAACATTCTCTGATTTCCTGATAAGATGATTTAGATTATGTATCAGATGTGGCATTAATTCAGGGGAGGTTCTTCTTTCCTGGAAATCACAGCAAACATCAAAGCACAAGCCAGCCATATAGAACCACCACGGCTCTGGGAGATGCCAGGCAGACATATAGGGGAGGTCTCCAGTTGTCCAAATAAACACAAAGTCTATATGTAGGCAAGATGCACTCAGAAGCTGAGAATCGCCGACGGAAGGTTGGGTTTGTCCCAGGTGtcctggagaaccctgactcTCTGTGAGAGGAGAAAGCCCCTTCTTGACAATCACAGATTGAGACACAATTCTCcaagtttgttttaattttgtggGATTTCACATGAAAGGAATATGTATTCAAATGCTGTCAGGTGAAGTGGCCTGGAAATATCAGTTAAGTAAAATTGATTTGTAGTGTTGTTCAGGTCACTATATCGTTACTGATTTCCcatctacttgttctatcaattactcAGACGGAGTGATGATGCCTTCAAATATATCAATAActgtggatttgtctgtttctcctttcgGTTCTACCTGCTTTGGCTTCATGGATGTTGAACCTCTAATTTTAGCTGCATGtgcatttaggattgttatgtcttcttagtGAGTTGACTTCTTTGTCATTATTTAATGTCCCTCTTTATTGATGGTAATATTCCTTGTTCTGAAATCCATTTTATCTgacattaatatagccactcctgcttgcttgctttcacttaacaaatgtttaaaaagtttattttggaataattttagatttacagaaaagttacaaaaataatataaatgtttccCACATACACTTCACCAAACattccctaatgttaacatcttgcataactatGATCTAATGATCAAAACTAAGACACTAACATTGGTATATCTTTAACTGACCAGTAGACCATATTGGGATTTTACCAGCTTTTCACCaaagtcctttttctgttccaggatccaaccTGGGATCctacatatttaattatatgtcTTCTTAGTCTCCTCCAATCTGTGGCAGTTCTTCATTCTtgctttgtctttcatgaccttgaggCTTTTGAACAGTACCAGgcaggtattttgtaaaatagtCCTCAATTTATGAttctttgatgttttctttctttttttttttttttttttgagacagagtctcactctgttgcctgggctagagtgccgtggcatcagcctagttcacagcaacctcaaactcctgggctcaagcgatcctcctacctcagcctcccgagtagctgggactacaggcatgcgccaccatgcccggctaattttttctgtatatattcttagttgtccatataatttctttctatttttagtagagacgaggtctcagtcttgctcaggctggtcttcaactcctgagctcaaacaattcacttgctcttggcctcccagagtgctaggattacaggcgtgagccactgcgcccagacTGTTGTTTTCTTATTAGACTGATGTTACatgtttttggcaagaatactgtATGATGTGCCCTTCTTAGTGCATTATATCAGCAGGTGCATGATGTCAATATGTGTCATTACTGGTGAATATTAAATTTAAGGTGGTGTCTGCAAGGTTTCTTTCTCTACGCTAAagttactgttttcttttctgtaataaaataagtatctggagggagatactttgagactattcAAATACCCAGTTTCTCCTCAATTTTTCCCTCACTAATTTTATCATCCCCTGGTAGATCTTGCCTGCAATAATTATTATAGTGGGATCatatggtgattttctatttccttcattccttctacatttattcatttatttattaaggaaGAACTTTTTCTTCCCCAGCAGCTTTCTTCTTGATTATTgcttgcatggtatatcttttttcatcctttactACTTTAAAcctttctatgtttttatatttagagTGAATTTCTTGTAGCtagcatgttttatttatttatttatttatttatttatttaatttatttatttagaggcaaggtctcaccgtgtcacctaggctagagtgcaatggcatgatcatagctcagtgcaatcttgaactcctgggctcaagaaatcctcctgcctcagcctctcgagtagctaggattacaagtgcaaaacaccacacttggctaatttttaaaaaatttttttgtaaagacaggctctcactatgttgcccaggctggtcttgaactcctggcctcaagtgatcctcccaccacagcctcccaaagtgagaTAAGATTTTAATAGCAATGGTTAAGAGCCTTGTTTCTTTTCACTCAGATGTTCTCTCTAATACCTTCCCTTTATTGGGCATTTTTGGGATCTGGCTAAGAAGAAGTTGAGCTGGGATACAATTATTCTGGGTTATATTTATGTGGTTTAAACTCACTTTCATGGGTGTCAAAATGGCTTTCAAGAATACCTCTGTTACCCACTGTGCTGAGTCATCTGGCATTATGACAGGTTGTAGGGCCAGAGGTCACACCTGGATATAAACCTGCCCTACAGCATCTGGCCCCAGAAGAATGTAGATTGCGGAGGAGAGACAAGGTATGAAATATAGGGAGCCAGAAACCAGTCTGTGGAAAATTCTTCATGCATGTCAAATTTTAAGGGGAGGATTCGCTTATCACTAACACCTGATATGGTAGCAAGCCTCCAAGATAGACCCCAATGATCTCTTGACTCCTGTTACCAAGTCCTTGTTTCAAGTTCCCTCCCACATTATGTCAGTGTCGATCCGTGTAGCCAATACAATAGAGAAGTGGTATGTCATCACCAAGGCTAGGTCATAAAGGGCATTGCAGCTTACAGCATCTGTCTTAGTGTCTCTCTCTTATCACTCACTGTGAAGGAAGCTACCCGTATCCCGAGCAGccctatggagaggcccacaGGGTAAGAAACAGATTCCCTGTTAATTGCTGTAAGAGTTGACTTGTGCATGTATCCTCCAgtcccagtcaa from Lemur catta isolate mLemCat1 chromosome 23, mLemCat1.pri, whole genome shotgun sequence harbors:
- the LAX1 gene encoding lymphocyte transmembrane adapter 1, yielding MGVTNMTFLEIRGRTSEPKTLWVTPTSLDRDTGQSNIIFSGFAGFLGFAILLVFTVFCILCSWNKRKKRQVPYLQVTVRSLTLPRPRQRAKNIYDLLPPRREELGRHQSRSSRVFSTESLLSRNSDSPEHVPAEAGAVPQVHRAHVHAMEYAVGIYDNATVPQMCRNLTPLAQCTNVRASRDCTSISSEDSHDYVNVPTAEEIAETLTSTNSPSGNVLVLPSAQELEFAKERDEECRNAVNCTSFWSPGTEGSEPLSDGECSSQTSNDYVNMTGLDLGGIRETQPQVACQCCRDYVNVPPADPSGNLQQAEAKTTSSNTDHVESRTDGPGTHIQPVRKRSLASEDYMAFQPSTQSENSQVKHTEEMSEEDSDDYENVLAAEPGSRDPEHGPGTQLLPHELKSSYLTGRPHGVVYPAGSLATAESSEDP